AGAAACTTAAAAAGTCCTTAAGTGACACCAATTCCTGCCTCTGAAATGAGTTTTCCTTGAGGGTTACTCAGTTAACAAGGTGAAAAATATCTAGCTTGGCGAAAATTATTCCATACCCATcaccaagaaaaaagaacttaattGGTTCAGGATAAAAACCCTATGCAAATCAGAGCCCTTCTAAAGACAATCACAACACTCATAACAAGGAAGGAGTCTGAGTTTACCTTGACTTAGAGAAGTCTTAGCACTTCTGGAAATGAAAATGTCTTGTACCTGACCTCTtacactccccccacccttcctttcCTTGGTGTTTGAGGTATTTCCTAATAGGACTCAGTGAACTGAATTAGGTCTCTTGGGTGATGTACAAGGTCTTACCTCTCCTAAGCATAAGCCCCTACCCCTTAAACTTCTTTTGAAAACCTGATAGTGATCTCCCGGAAACCTTATTTGCCTTTCAGTAAGTATGTAAAATCACCCCCCACCTGCCAGCAAAGTATCCCAGAAAATAACTCTGGCCACAAACTACAAGGATCAGGTTCTCCAAGGTTCTCTGGATGGATGTGGTTTCCCTATCTCCCATGTTAAGGAAGATCTTCTTTATTAATCCCCTGTTCACTAGAGATCAGGAACCCCAATGGGTAGAATGTTCAGCTCCCAAGGAAGGTATGCTGCAGAGGCACATGGCAAACtgcttaaaagataaaaaacttGTGGTCAATAGACATGTGGAAGAGTCCCTCCCACCCAATCCAGAAGTTTAAGCACTAATTGGAGAATCAGTACCCAACAGAAAATTAGCCCTGAAGTCTCACCAAGTCACCACAGGACAGCTGTTCAAAAGGGCTTTCCAATTTTGCCCAGAAACTCCACGCTTCAAGGcaggactttaaaaaatgaaaagtatatggAGAGTTGGACAAAGATTTGACTGAAAAAGTTGGAGGAAGATAGATAAGGGACAGGATACCCAATACCACCCTCAGATAGGGCATGGCTTTGAACATGCACCAACTGCTAAAGCACTGCACAAgttgaaaaatgaagacattattttcccattaatgtttttaaggaatttctttctaaagggaaggaaaaagaaattcaaaaagggTGGctctttggaaaaaagaaatgaaggttgTGAAATGTAATACCAGAAAGGTTTTGCTTACCAGACACCGTAGCTTGCATCCCCCTGCCTTGAGTTTACAACTGCTGCTTCCTTTCCTATTCACTTCTCATCCTAGTACCAATGTACAGGAGCTAAGCAACTGGAGAACGTGACACAGCACTGAACACAAAGAGTTTATCCCTAAACCCAGAGGTGGGATAAGGGAATAAGGGTGATTTAAAAGAAGTCCTCAGGTACCCACCCTCCCCCGTCTCATTATACAAAGCGACCAAATGCAGGCCCAAGGACTGGTTCCTGGACAGAAAGGGCACATTTCAGTATTAGGCCCCACTTGTCTATTCAAGTCACTTCCACAAGTTCTCCTTTCCCCAGTATCCCCTACACCACACCAcacctacatacatacatgcacacagctctcacacacacacacacacccacacccacgcaCACACCACCAGAAGGCTCCCAGTCTTAAAGTATAGTTGGTTTGACTGGTTTTCCACCCCTGGCAACTGAAGCGGGGAAAATTTCCAAGCTGTTGTGATGAGTgaaggaagatgaaaataaaagcaacaggCTTTGattgttaaatataaaaactagAGCTGCCCAGGAGATGGACAACTTCAAGACCTAATCCCTATAAGCTTTTCCCTCTTAAGAATATAAAAGATActctaaagaaaatacagaaaatgtcttTTCCTGTCTAGCAGCAGCGTGCACAGGGAGTCCAGAAAGCATCTGCTCAGGGGTGGAGTTTCAAGAGGGTGGAGAGGAAGAAAGCTGATTACATCACCTTTCCATGCTGCTCCTCCCCCTTGACCAAGTTTCTAGGGCGGCCCTAAGCTCTGGATGgcaaaagggggagaaaaaacaacaaagaagcaGGGACGACGCCATTTTGtaatggagaagaggaaaacttaaaaaagctATCCCGGCTCTGCCGGCAGCTAGTTACATTAGAAAACAACCCTTCTCAGTAAAATACCCCAAACCAGCCACCCACCCTGAATGGTCTTTAACCTAATTTGAGTAAAAGAGTtgtgaaaataaaaccaattaaaatatttaaaagaacatttttctgtGGGGAAGAATTGAATTTGCAATTGAGGTTCAACCTGCTACCATCGACCACCCCCATCCTCCCTAtaaagggaaagggggaggacTTGGACCCCTCTCAACAAATAGGGTTGAGGTGGGAGGACAGGAGAAAAATGGGCCAAGACACAACCTGCAACACCGCTTTGAAGACAAAAGGACAAGGAAAGTCGCCATATTgaagcagggaagaaaaaaattccttttaacgACACAAATCTTTTAGAAAGCTAGCATTCAATTGCActaaatggcttttaaaattatactccTGAATTCCACATTTCCCAACCTTTCCACCCCCTATTAGACTGTATTCCCACCCACCAAAACGtatcaagttaaaatgttaatcacttttttcctcttaaataacCTGCGCAACCTGcaacaattaaaaacattctttaccTCCCCATTATCTTGTATGTACTGGCACTAAGATTATATTTTTGTACTGAATTAAGTGTCTTGCAATCTTTATTCCTAGATTGCCACCTATTTTAACCACACAAATATATCCCAagcaaattacattaaaattgagAGGATTTAACAATCATTTCAAGTCATAGCCAGCTATTatttctctgcccatctccttaCCCTGCAATCTTTATGTACAGATTGCTTATTAATCTGGCAAATTGAAAGGCGCCCTGCTTGTCTCACACACAAAGAAGTGGGACTTCTGGGCCACAAGATCCACCATCTTTTGTATGTGAGCTCATTAACCCTTTTGAAGACTGCTAACAAGAGGAAGTTAACCATTCCTCCTTATAAAAAGCAAACACTTATGGCTTTGGCAGTCTGGAAATTGGCTGGATTACCAAGGGttaaccatcaaaatcctcacttgctggccctccctccaccctttcCTTGCCTGCAGCAGGGCAGGAAGGTtggtggcaggggagagagaacaagacTGTTTAGACCAAAGGCcctttttttaatggagattAAACGACCGGCTTGGTCCTTCTccagttctctattttgttctattgtctcatttcttcctctcatTATTTTTGGTTTCACAACGGGAAACGTTGATTTCTTGTTGCAAGGCTGGTTTTGGAAAATTCGACACTTACTATCCAATTTTTTTGCGACGTCAGCACCTCGGGctcagggggggagggggctaaaattttggagaaaaaaaataaaacaaccaaccAAGACCCAAAACTCAATTATTTGGGGGGCCTCATTGGATCaaaaagtctcttaaaaaaaCGAAGGCCAACTCAGTATTCAttttccccccacccaactccatTTAGGGAGGGGGGATCGTAGAAAAAAAGTTCTGAGTGGATTCAAAAAAGTAAACGCTGGATGAGTGAATTTGGGTGGGTTTGGGAAGGGTGGGTGGTTGATTATTTTTGAAGTTATGTGGTGACGGTCCTTCGGCCACAGATTGCAAGTCCCATGCAGCGTGGGCTGGTGGGGTGGGCAAGataggtgggaaggggcagaagacacaagTGGTTGGGCTGGTGGCTGCGGTTttccctttcccccctctctcagGATCCTTTCAAGGGCTTAGATGTTGCTGCGGCTTGTTTTTTTCCTCGTGGCCGGCCTGTCTTTCTCCGAGAAAATTCAAACCTAGGATAAAAGGAACACAAGGGAGAAAGATGTAATCAATACGGGCTGCTTTAAACACCCAAAATACCAGATCTGTTGTCTCCAATCACATCCAGGTCCCATCCCGAACACAGCCGCCTTTTATAAGCCATGATCCTCCACAGAACCCATCCCTAACCCCCTCCTCAGTCCGACGAAATCAACAAAACTTAACCCTCCAACCGACAAAACACCCAAACTTACCTCTAAACGAACCCCAGAATGGCGGCTGCCTGCTCGGGCGGAGTCTTTTATACCCGGACGCCGCCCAACGCGCCCAAACATGCTAGTGAAACGCCCTTGTCGCGAGACATTGTGCGCGAGGCATGAATTCATTGGCCAACCCGAAAGACAACTCGCTAGCTGATTGGCTATCCTTCCTTCACCTTCGctcagccccttcctcccccGGGACCTTCTTCCGCCTTCttcctggcccccccccccccaagcaagCGCGTGACCGCAGAGCCTAGCacctccctttcctctgcttccacCACTTCCGTCCTCCAGAACTTTTCTCACCTTGGTTGGTAGAACCGGGCCGGCGCGTGCGCATTGAGAAGACGTTGGTCGAAATCCCCttcaaaattgtttaaaatgcaaGCCCTTAGTATGAGATCTAAGAATCGTAATGACTGGTTTAGGAAAAACGCAATTTTGAGGCCAAATTCAATTGTGACGCAGTTGAAATTGGCTTCTCCCCATAGCCCCCCCTTTTACGCTTCCGTCCTGACGCAAGTGCGGGGCCGCCTCCCGCACTGCGGACTAGCCCTTGGCCCTACCGTAGTCAGTTTCTTGGAGCATGCGCAGTCGCCTTTCGTGCCTTGGGCGTACGTCAAGATGGCGGCGTCCCTATCGTGTTCGTTGCTGAGGCGCCTTCTTAACCTTTCGCCCTTCAGAGGTGCCTACGGAGTTCAGGTAACTCCTTGGAGCACACTTTGCACAACCACAACTTAGTTATACTTTCTCTAGGTTATTGCTGGGAATCCAGGAGCGGAGACCTTCCCAAGTGCTTATGCCTTGGCCGGCTAGGCAACACTGCTTCCACCACCCTTACCTTCTCACCCTTTTTCAGTGCTGCGCGGCTTTTTAATCTTTAGCCCAGGGCAAAGAGCCCGGGTTAGATATCATTCTTTTCCCGTTACCATCGCGGCTAAAGAACTAGGTAAAGGATTGGACCTCTTGGTCATACACAACTAACTCTTAAGTATGCGTATGGTGTTTAAACCTGATTGTCTAGAGTGATCTTGGGTTGAGGGAGCTAACTTTTACCTGCTGTGATATCTCCCGGTAAAGCCAGGATACGTTCTCAAGACCTGGGGACCAATTTCTCCGCTTTCTctcactaaattattttattgttgttattattattttaatcagaGCATACATGAGACCTTAACTCAGTCCTTTGGATTGAGGTTTCCCTCCAGCCTCATGTACTCACCACACTGGAAGTTCTTGGTAGGGCACGGTAGGTTCTTGGTAGGGCAGGGTGAGATAGAAAGGCTTGCACAGCTGCCACTCCCTAAAGTGGGACTGAAGACTGGTGACAGGGGGTCACCACGGAGTTAATAACAGCTTTGGTAGCTTTAAAGCTAGCGTTCGTACTCAAGTTTGTTCTGACCTATGGAATGTTGACCTTCAACTTTTTTAAGACTGGGCAATTTCATGATCCAGGATTGGATTGGGTTGGAGATTCCCCTGTCATACGCATCCTCTCCCTGCCAGGCATCTTCCTTCCAAGAAGTTAGacattctcccttttcctttcttctcactttCCTCCACTAGACTCAGTACATTCTCAAAAGCACGACTATATCATAGGTGTCTTCTCAAATACGCCTGCTTCCCAGTCACTTAACCTAGTTACCCTCTCATATTAGCTTTTCCTTCAGGGTCCAGTCAGAGACAGGAATAGTGGTTGATGATACCAATTTTACCCTAACAAAAATGCTACTTTCTCTGTATATTCTTACTATATTCCATTAGTACAGTGGACATGAATTCCCCTTCTGCTAACATGTGGGCAGTGAGACAATCAGGTCCTTTCCTTGagctctttttctgatttttttggcCCTCTTTTTATAGGTTCCCCTCCAGACTCTTTGCACCAAAGCCCTTCCTGAGGAAGATTCTTTGCCCCTAGATCCCATAACCCCTTATAAGAATGAACCCTGGAAATATCTGGACTCAGAAGGTACCTCTGAATGGGAAAGGGGAGGATCACAGCGGTCTGAAATAAGTGGACAGAGACATTTCTattacccaccccccccagaAATAACTTGTGTGGTTTTTCATTTCAGAATACCAGAATCGCTATGGTTCTCGCCCTGTGTGGGCTGACTACCGTCGAAACCACAAAGGTGGCATACCCCCTCAGCGAACTCGAAAGACCTGTATTGTGAGTTTCTGAAGGCGGTACACGGATGGGATGTAGAGTGTGGATGGAGACCATAGTGACCATGGCAGCAGTACTTTTTCTCATAGGACTTTGAACATCTTCACTTACCAGTTTTTTCTCTCCACAGCGTAGAGACAAAGTTGCTGGGAATCCCTGCCCCATCTGCCGGGATCCCAAGCTGCATGTCGACTTTAGGGTAAGGGGAATCTTTTCTTCAGAATAAGGACTTGGAGTTTCTTCATAGTGCTAAAGAGATTACCATAGGTGTCCTACTCTTCTTCATAGTGTAGTACTCCTATAGTTTATTTTGCATTGACTTTCTAGTAACAGAAAAACATTCCTCTCTCCAGCCTCTTGTTCTCTATTGTGGATCATACTAAAAAGTTTCAtttcttatatgtgaaatttacaGTTTACATTGTAAGGCCAGAAGAATACCTGTTTCTAATGGGAGAGCAATACCCAAAGGTTCATTTGTATCCATCACAATTATTGGCAAGTAGATTGGGCTAGTTTTTTTCTGtgcgtgtgtttgtttttgttttattgttgtcatATTGTGTGATGGCCTGCTGAGACTTGGGGTTGGAGAGCAGATACATGAAGCAAGATACAGAgtctaattatttttcaaaaagcctTTATTGCCAGGACAGAATTTCCTCCCTAAAGAGTTCAaaaaaccatataaaaatatggggaaaaaatgggaaaatgctaTTCTGAGCTTGCAGTGAAGGCATTAGAGCAGAAGCTGAATGGTCATCAAGGGAGTTGGAGGAAATTCGTGTATCAGTAAGCAGATGGGGGTGTCTGACTGCTCTCAGGTCCTTTCAGACACAGTTGTGGAAGGGTCCAATAGATAGATAATATCTCAATTTCAACTGTGTACAATTGGTTATAAAAAGAGAACATAAGCAGTTGTATACAGTTCAGAAGCCATTACGTGACCGAGGAAGAGACACAGGTTATAGGTTGAATAGTTCAGATGATTCTGCTTGCTCTTTTACTCCACACACGTATCTAGTTTTTCCCTTGGGTGTCATCTCCTGTTGATTGACCTGCTGGCCAACGGGCATTCTACACAATTAAGACTATAAAATTGTTCttagtaaatatatatgttatacatagtATGCTGTTGTGTACATTAATATTTTACACGTGTGCATAACAACATATATTTCTGGGTGATTTCATGGATTGCCAACTGACTATCCCCAATTTGTTTTGCATGAAAGGCTGATTTTAGAACCTAACCCCTGCGGGAGAGGATTCTATGTAAGTCTCAGTGACAGAATGTAGAGTGTGCACATAAAATGGTTGGAAGGTCAAGAAAGGGGAAACGTTTGCTGGAGTTTTTAAGAATGTGTTTAGCAAAGTGATGGGGCTAGAAGGAGGGTAACACctgaagagacacagaggagTTAAGGATGTCTGTGCACACGTGTACAGATTGTGCACTTCCAGTCTCTCAGGGTCTTGGTGCTCTCCCTGCCGTCTCTCATGTTTCCCCACCACTTTCCTCCCACAGAACCTGAAGCTCTTGGAACAATTTGTCTGCGCCCACACGGGTGTCATCTTTCATGCTCCGTACACAGGTTAGCCCATCATCCCTGTCACCACCAGAATAACTTTTCCTTGGAGCACTTCTTGTTTATTCAGTCACACAACAGGTATTTGGTGGTTCCTACGTATGGCATAAAAAAACATTGATTGAACGTGTTTGGAAATCCTGCTTTAATGGGAATCTTCACATGGTAAAGCAATTATATGTGGACAAAAGATATAAGCAAGTACCAATGTAAGTAAACTATCTCAACAGAGCTCTTAGAAGATAAGTCGTGGTGATTATCTCCTTTCTGTAGAGTCTCTGCTTTTACAAAAATTGACTGTCATTGGTCACAAACAGACACAAGTCTCCAGAGTGAAATCCCATCGTGCAATTTTTAGGCACTGTCTCTTAATCCCTTCCCAGTCTACAGCTCCTGCCGAGCACTCTGGGGGCTCTCCTGCTCGATGGAGGCTTCAGCTGGGTTTGTGAGGGGCACCTCGAGCATTGATTGGCTCAGGTGGGGGACCACTCTCTTCTCGGAGATGACTGATAAATTGACTGCATGTAAGTTCTTTTTGCCATCGACAATCCAATTAGCTCTAACTCTCTCAAATTTGGAATTGTAATCCTAACAATGCAAGGTGACATTCATTCCTTAACGATGGTCACAGGCCAAATATGGCTCACtgctgtttccatttattttcatattgtctACAACTGCTTTCaaactacaatggcagagttgagtagctgagACAGAGACTGTAGGACCTGCAGAGCCTGAAATTTATGTGGCCCACCACAAAAattttgccaacccctgctctaaAGCAAGATAAATTTGCAGAACTAATCTGAATCCACCATTTTGGGGAAGGCAGCATGATCAGTGGAGTTTGGTTTGTCGGGGAGTTTTAAAGAGGAGCATTTATAGTCAAGCTATAGAAAGTTAAAGGGACTATTTCGCTACTCTCTCAGATCACCTCCAGATCTGGAAacctttcttcctttatattttgtttcggtttatttattttctttgagagaaagcaagagtgagtgaggggggtggggcagagagagagagggagagagagagaatcccaagcagactccatgttcagcgcagagcctaatgcggggcttgatttcatgaactgtgagaacgtgacctaagccaaaatcaagtcagatgtttaacagattgagccatctaggcaccccccctttcttgctttattgaCTCATTCTTTGTGGATTGTCCAATCTAAATCTTTAATCAACCATACTTGCCCTTTGAATTTTGTCCTGCTGTCTTGGAGGCTTTACCATCAAATGGCTTTTCTGTGGTGGCTAGATCCTCTTAAAGTCTTCATCTCAGCTCTCAGAAAGGGGGGATTCTTTCCATTggatagatggggaaactgaggcccatggaGGGGTCAGAGAACTGGGATTATTAGAGCAACTTTTTCAAACCCAGCTCTTTATCATCATATAGAAGtagttataggggcgcctgggtggcacagtcggttaagcgtccgacttcagccaggtcacgatctcgcggtccgtgagttcgagccccgcgtcgggctctgggctgatggctcagagcctggagcctgtttccaattctgtgtctccctctctctctgcccctcccccgttcatgctctgtctctctctgtcccaaaaaataaataaactttgaaaaaaaaaaatttttttttaaaaagaagtagttATATACTTTATTTACTGTGCTTTTCAGAACAAGCAccaagttctctctctttctcccttcaggGGTCTGTATGAAGCAACACAAGAAGTTGACCCAAGCCATCCAGAGAGCCAGGGATCATGGTGAGCATAAGGGGCACAGTGCAGTTTTGTGCCATAAAGAAGGTGATTTAGGGCTGGAGGGCGGATATAAATGCTACCGATCTGAAAAGGTGGTACCCAACGTGCTGTTCCCAAAAAATCTTTCAGCACTCCACTGGtccctttttccctcctcttctgagTCTTTTACCTTGTCCTTGTCCTATTCCGttattcttcctctttcctttctcttccctaaCTATTGGTCCCAATGCCAGAGATAAATCATAGGGGATCTTTGTATAAATCTCTGGCCCTGGGCTCCATGACACcttcacagaaattttaaaaaggtataccTCTGCTAGGGCAGGTGCACCTTTATAGTCCTGGTGCAGAGCTGCACGGTTTGGCAGGCAAGAGCCCAGGCAGTAAGTATGTCAGTCCTCATTGCCCCTTGTCCAGTTGCCTTTGTGCAGTGTACAACATGCATAAATGTACGCAGTGGCTCTGACTGGTTCCTCCCTCCCTTTAtaggtcattttatttattgtcttgaCCTGAACTactcttccttgcttccttccttcactttctctttttttaatcccctAGGTCTCCTCAGGTACCACATTCCTCAGGTTGAACCTCGGGACCTTGACTTCAGTACCTCTCATGGAGCTGTGAGTGCTACTCCACCAGCGCCCAGCCTGGTGTCAGGTGACCCCTGGTACCCATGGTACAGCTGGAAACAGCCACCAGAGAGAGAGCTGTCCCGTCTTCGACGCCTCTATCAGAGTCATCTCCGAGAAGAGAGTGGTCCCCCACCAGAGTCAATGCCCGAATTGCCACTCACAACCCCAGCTGAAGCCTCCTCCACTGAGCAGGAGAGCCCCCAGAGTGCTCTGTAGGAGCTGTATCCTGGGAAGGGATTATAAGAGATAGTGCCTAAAAATTGCATAATGGGATTTGACTCTGGAGACTTGTGTCTGTTTGTGGCCAGTGGCAGGCCCAGGGCCCGAGAAAAGAAATGATTGTGTTgttgaagggaaaaaatacatttgaggCTTAGGGAGGGCAGGACAGATGTGTATGGGAAACCCCAACCCCTATATATTGTAAATAGGCTAAACATTCTGTTACTGCTTCAGACTTCTGCTAACTCAACTTTCCACAATAAAGCTATATCTCTGTTTATGGTCTGAGTTTCAGATTAATGCCATTTGTGTGGGGGAAATGGGTGctgctgtggggaggggaggggtgaagcTTGCGCCAGACCAGCCAGTGACCCTTGGAACCAGGAGCCACCAGAAATGAGCAGTTGGGCCATTAGGTCATAATCACCTTTCTGGCCTCCTGTGCCCAACTCTGTGTTAGTGTTCCCACCATACCAGCTGTTTGGCGGGGTGGTATGTTAAAGGGTTGGAGAATGGGTCTTTAGGCTAGGAAAAATGCATTGCTATGGCCCTAGCTATGGGGGATGTGGGGTAGGGGAGTGGCATTGCTAAGGGACTGACTGGCCTGGGGAGAACGGCTTCTCCAGGgctggctgccaggaagctcgTGCTGCCCCTAGAGGCGGGTCCTGAGCCCCTCCACTGCCAGGAAATAAGGGTTCCCAGAAGCACTTCCTCCCCTCCGCCTCCTTCGAGGAGGAGCGGAAGTGACGTGTTGCGGGGCGGGTCTGTCCACGCACAATGGGCCATGGAGTTCTCTTTCGATGTGGACGCCCTGCTGCCGGAGCGGATCACGGTGCTGGACCAGCACCTGCGACCCCCAGCTCGGCGACCCGGAACCACAACGCCGGCCCGGTGACATCTCAAATTCGCCCCAAGGCCCTTCTCTCCtagtttctctcaaaaaatggtCCAGGCACCACGCCCCCTTTTCACGGAATAGTGGCCCTGCCTTTTGTGGTCCTGGCTTGCCCTTTGGTGACCTTTGACCCTAGACCTGGTGGAGTTGGTCGCCACTTGAATCTGTAACCTTTCACTCTTAGGCCTGATTTGTTCTAACCAAAGCCCTTCCGGCTTCCCCACAATAACCTCAGGGAAGAAGGAGTGTACTGTATTGAAAAGAGGTGTGGCAAAAGTTTGGGTTCCAGAAAGGTGGGGCGGAAAATCAGATTAGAAAGGTAAAGTCAGAGAGTCTTAAGTGCTGAACCTGGATTGAGGTTGTGGCCAATGTTACCAGGATCCTCTAATTCagtaagtatctgactctttgtttcctttctttctgtagtGTTGACCTGCAACAGCAAATTATGACCATTGTAGATGAACTGGGCAAGGCTTCTGCCAAGGTACTGGGGAGTCTTTAGATGGAGaaaagggcggggtggggggaatctcTCTGGGGCCAGTAGATAAGAGAGGCCTAGGTCCTTGGGAATGGACTTGCAGAAAGTCTCTCTTCATCTTCCCGGCAGGCCCAGCATCTTCCTGCTCCCATCACCAGTGCATTAAGGATGCAGAGTAACCGCCATGTTATGTATGTGCTCAAAGACACTTCAGCGCGACCGTAAGTGCCAAATGCCCTTCCATCCCATATTTTATTCCTTCcaaccccagcccctctcccttttttgACTCTCCCGATATCTGCTACTAGCTTGTTTCATTATTATTCCCATCCTGCAGAGCTGGAAAAGGAGCCATTATTGGCTTCCTGAAAGTTGGATACAAGAAACTCTTTGTGCTGGTGAGTGTTACTGGAAGCTGAGAGTTCACATGCCTTGGCTTTTGAGAATAAAAGGGCTGGATGTTGGGAGGGGGCAACGATGTCTGTCCTAAAAGATATTTGTTCTTTACCTCTTAGGATGATCGTGAGGCTCACAATGAGGTAGAACCACTTTGCATTCTGGACTTTTACATCCATGAGTCACTTCAACGCCATGGCCATGGACGAGAACTCTTCCACTATATGTTGCAGGTGTCATTTAGCTTTTCACCAGTCCATCCAAAATAGAGATCAAAGGCCCCTTTGCCCTGACCCCTCCCAAAGGCCTTGACTTCCACCCTTCTCCCTGCCACATTCCCATATCCTCCTATCCCCTCCCAGGCTGCTGGGTTCCTCTTGGCATGCTTTCCCCAACCTTCTCCTACCCTGAGTCTCCTGTCTTTGCAGAAGGAGCGGGTTGAACCACACCAACTGGCCATTGACCGACCATCACAGAAGCTGCTTAAGTTCCTGAATAAACATTACAACCTGGAGACCACAGTCCCACAGGTTAGAGGCTTCAGAGGGTAGATCCTCATTGAACATTCCCattgaatgtatttattatttggggGCAAAGAAATGGCATCTTCCATGCATTCCTTATTACCCATTATATAGGATTTATTCTGTGTAGCTAACCTCTTCtcccccagctccccccccccccatttttttatGGTACCATCTCTCATTCTGCAGCTATTcactttcatgtattttgatttttcGTTATTGGCTGTTCTGTATACCCAATAATATGTTTGTGCCCCAAACATAGCCAGTTTTCACCTCGTTTTTACACAGGCCTTTactcaatcaatatttattaaggCCCAGAGTAATATATATTCCTTGTTTTGGGGGAGTTTTGGCCTAATAGGGAAGGTGGTTTGTGTATAAGTAAATATGAT
The sequence above is a segment of the Prionailurus bengalensis isolate Pbe53 chromosome B2, Fcat_Pben_1.1_paternal_pri, whole genome shotgun sequence genome. Coding sequences within it:
- the MRPS18B gene encoding 28S ribosomal protein S18b, mitochondrial isoform X1 translates to MAASLSCSLLRRLLNLSPFRGAYGVQVPLQTLCTKALPEEDSLPLDPITPYKNEPWKYLDSEEYQNRYGSRPVWADYRRNHKGGIPPQRTRKTCIRRDKVAGNPCPICRDPKLHVDFRNLKLLEQFVCAHTGVIFHAPYTGVCMKQHKKLTQAIQRARDHGLLRYHIPQVEPRDLDFSTSHGAVSATPPAPSLVSGDPWYPWYSWKQPPERELSRLRRLYQSHLREESGPPPESMPELPLTTPAEASSTEQESPQSAL
- the ATAT1 gene encoding alpha-tubulin N-acetyltransferase 1 isoform X2; the protein is MEFSFDVDALLPERITVLDQHLRPPARRPGTTTPARVDLQQQIMTIVDELGKASAKAQHLPAPITSALRMQSNRHVMYVLKDTSARPAGKGAIIGFLKVGYKKLFVLDDREAHNEVEPLCILDFYIHESLQRHGHGRELFHYMLQKERVEPHQLAIDRPSQKLLKFLNKHYNLETTVPQVNNFVIFEGFFAHQHRPPAPSLRASRHSRAAVVDPTPAAPARKLPPKRAEGDIKPYSSSDREFLKVAVEPPWPLNRAPRRATPPVHPPPRSSSLGNSPERGPLRPFVPEQELLRSLRLCPPHPTARLLLATDPGGSPAQRRRTSSLPRSDESRY
- the ATAT1 gene encoding alpha-tubulin N-acetyltransferase 1 isoform X3 gives rise to the protein MEFSFDVDALLPERITVLDQHLRPPARRPGTTTPARVDLQQQIMTIVDELGKASAKAQHLPAPITSALRMQSNRHVMYVLKDTSARPAGKGAIIGFLKVGYKKLFVLDDREAHNEVEPLCILDFYIHESLQRHGHGRELFHYMLQKERVEPHQLAIDRPSQKLLKFLNKHYNLETTVPQVNNFVIFEGFFAHQHPPARKLPPKRAEGDIKPYSSSDREFLKVAVEPPWPLNRAPRRATPPVHPPPRSSSLGNSPERGPLRPFVPEQELLRSLRLCPPHPTARLLLATDPGGSPAQRRRTSSLPRSDESRY
- the MRPS18B gene encoding 28S ribosomal protein S18b, mitochondrial isoform X2; translated protein: MAASLSCSLLRRLLNLSPFRGAYGVQVPLQTLCTKALPEEDSLPLDPITPYKNEPWKYLDSEEYQNRYGSRPVWADYRRNHKGGIPPQRTRKTCINLKLLEQFVCAHTGVIFHAPYTGVCMKQHKKLTQAIQRARDHGLLRYHIPQVEPRDLDFSTSHGAVSATPPAPSLVSGDPWYPWYSWKQPPERELSRLRRLYQSHLREESGPPPESMPELPLTTPAEASSTEQESPQSAL